A stretch of Thermococcus bergensis DNA encodes these proteins:
- a CDS encoding asparaginase, translating to MKRILIIGTGGTIASAKTDAGFKSVLTIDEILEKAEIKLKNGYEIDTRNILNIDSTLIQPEDWERIAKEVYKALDDYDGIVITHGTDTLAYTASMLTFMIRGINKPVVLTGSMRPVTEEESDAPRNLKAAIRFAMEDVSGIFVAFMDKIMLGCRTSKIRALGLNAFMSINYPDVAYVKGEEVIYNLPQKRFKPKGEPMLDTKYDPKVVFIRLTPGLDGDAIDAIVKAGYRGIVLEGYGAGGIPYRKRDILSKIKEITPKIPVVMTTQALYDGVDLTKYEVGRKALEAGIIPAKDMTKETTITKLMWALGHTKNVEEVKEIMHTNYADEIEG from the coding sequence ATGAAGAGGATTCTAATCATCGGAACTGGAGGAACTATAGCGAGCGCAAAAACCGATGCCGGATTTAAAAGCGTCCTCACAATAGATGAGATTCTTGAAAAAGCTGAGATAAAGCTGAAAAACGGTTATGAAATAGACACGAGGAACATTTTAAATATCGACAGCACCCTTATTCAGCCCGAAGACTGGGAGAGAATAGCAAAAGAAGTATACAAAGCTCTAGACGATTACGATGGAATAGTCATAACGCACGGGACTGATACCTTAGCTTATACCGCCTCCATGCTCACTTTTATGATTAGGGGCATTAACAAACCCGTGGTTTTAACTGGTTCAATGCGTCCAGTTACTGAAGAAGAAAGTGACGCCCCAAGAAATCTGAAGGCCGCTATAAGATTTGCAATGGAAGATGTTTCAGGAATTTTTGTGGCTTTTATGGATAAGATAATGCTCGGATGCAGAACTTCTAAAATAAGAGCTCTCGGCTTAAATGCCTTTATGAGCATAAATTATCCTGATGTTGCTTATGTAAAAGGAGAAGAAGTTATTTACAACCTTCCCCAAAAGAGATTCAAACCAAAAGGAGAACCCATGCTTGATACAAAATACGACCCAAAGGTGGTCTTTATTAGACTCACTCCGGGATTAGATGGAGATGCAATAGATGCCATTGTAAAAGCTGGATACAGAGGCATAGTGCTCGAAGGTTACGGGGCTGGGGGAATTCCTTATAGAAAGAGAGACATCCTAAGCAAGATAAAGGAAATTACCCCCAAAATCCCAGTAGTTATGACCACACAAGCCCTTTACGATGGGGTTGATCTGACTAAATATGAAGTTGGGAGAAAAGCCCTTGAGGCAGGGATTATTCCAGCAAAGGACATGACAAAGGAAACAACAATAACAAAGCTCATGTGGGCTCTGGGACATACAAAAAACGTTGAAGAAGTGAAAGAGATAATGCACACAAACTACGCCGATGAAATAGAGGGTTAA
- a CDS encoding MFS transporter — protein sequence MKERKIFGISWNVFLLGIVSFLNDMSSEMIAPIVPTYLTDVLGIGKAASGSIMGLIESLSSLFKVLFGYVSDVFRKRKIFVALGYLLSTISKGALAFTRSWWDFLTLRVLDRVGKGIRTAPRDALIAESSEKGKSGKSFGFHRMMDTLGAVAGPLVAIGLLALLKSYPIKTAYRYVFLLSAVPGIVGVLLVLFLVKDKGEEVKKKIKGISALKSRNLRMFLVIVALAALGRYSYAFTLWKAKELGYSVLQGLGFYAVFNAIYALSAYPIGYYSDKVSKKAVITVGFGVAALASLLFAYSKSLPMLLLAFVFYGIYIAIEDTIPRAYMADLAGEFEKGTVIGAYHTVFGIFVFPASVIVGYLWQAYSLKVGFLYAAIINIVAMLLMAFLVKD from the coding sequence ATGAAAGAAAGAAAAATCTTTGGAATAAGCTGGAATGTTTTTCTCCTTGGAATTGTCAGCTTTCTCAACGATATGAGCAGTGAGATGATAGCACCGATAGTGCCTACTTACCTGACCGATGTATTGGGGATTGGAAAAGCGGCAAGCGGCTCAATTATGGGGCTTATAGAGAGCCTAAGTTCCCTTTTTAAGGTTCTGTTTGGTTATGTAAGCGATGTATTCAGAAAGAGAAAAATCTTCGTCGCCCTTGGATACCTCCTCTCAACGATTTCAAAGGGAGCTTTAGCTTTTACACGTTCATGGTGGGACTTTTTAACTCTTAGGGTTCTGGATAGAGTTGGAAAAGGCATAAGAACTGCTCCCAGAGATGCCCTAATAGCAGAATCGAGTGAAAAAGGAAAGAGCGGCAAATCCTTTGGCTTCCACAGGATGATGGATACACTTGGAGCAGTTGCCGGCCCTTTAGTTGCTATAGGTTTATTAGCGCTCTTAAAAAGCTACCCAATAAAGACGGCATACCGCTATGTATTTCTGCTCTCAGCAGTCCCAGGTATTGTGGGAGTTCTTCTTGTGCTGTTTTTAGTCAAAGATAAGGGAGAAGAGGTTAAAAAGAAGATAAAAGGGATATCAGCCCTAAAGAGCAGAAACCTTAGAATGTTCTTAGTTATTGTTGCCTTAGCTGCCCTTGGGAGATACAGCTATGCTTTTACCCTATGGAAAGCTAAAGAACTCGGCTACAGTGTTCTCCAAGGACTGGGATTCTATGCTGTGTTTAATGCAATCTATGCCCTATCAGCGTACCCTATAGGCTATTACTCAGATAAGGTCAGCAAAAAAGCCGTTATAACAGTAGGGTTTGGAGTTGCAGCATTGGCATCACTTCTTTTTGCATATTCCAAGAGTTTGCCGATGCTTCTTCTCGCTTTTGTATTCTATGGGATTTACATAGCAATCGAAGATACAATTCCAAGGGCATATATGGCAGACCTGGCAGGAGAATTCGAAAAGGGAACAGTAATAGGGGCATACCACACGGTCTTTGGGATTTTTGTTTTCCCTGCATCTGTAATAGTTGGCTATCTATGGCAGGCGTACTCCCTAAAAGTGGGCTTCCTTTATGCCGCCATCATTAATATTGTGGCAATGCTCCTAATGGCTTTCCTTGTCAAAGACTGA